The following proteins are encoded in a genomic region of Natrinema sp. DC36:
- the gatE gene encoding Glu-tRNA(Gln) amidotransferase subunit GatE, translated as MTEYDYESLGLVAGLEIHQQLDTATKLFCQCPTDIREPEASTRRFTRYLHPTRSELGELDDAAVEESMVEREFEYLAYDSTCLVEEDDEPPHELDEEALETTLEVAQLMDMSPVDQAHVMRKIVVDGSNTSGFQRSSLIATDGAIDTSEGTVGIEDMLLEEESAQRVEETEDGVRYSLDRLGIPLVEIGTSPDISSPEQALEAAERIGMLLRSTGKVKRGLGTIRQDVNVSIAEGARVEIKGVQSLDDIDDIVRNEVARQAELVAIRDELSELEASVGDVRDVTEVFEGTESGVIGGALNSGGSVMAVPLYGFDGVVGREIAPDRRLGTEFSDHAKRHGAGGIFHTDELPAYGVTEDEVAALRDTVGAGSEDAVAIVAADTEIAESAIDAVAERAGTALEGVPEETRGANDDGTTRYLRPLPGAARMYPETDVPPVEPDPSDVPEPELLTAKVERYQDEYGLGEGLAEQVAYGKHMPLFEDVVADGIDPTLAATTLESTLTELRRDDVPVEKLTREHLESVFAMAEGGDLAQEGVPDLLTALAEEPDRSAEEAAEAAGLGSAGEDEVREAVVEVVERNEGQVEAEGMQAFSGLMGECMGALRGKADGDLVSELLREEIQKRA; from the coding sequence ATGACCGAGTACGATTACGAGTCCCTCGGACTCGTCGCCGGGCTGGAAATCCACCAGCAACTCGATACGGCGACGAAGCTGTTCTGCCAGTGTCCGACCGACATCCGCGAGCCCGAGGCGTCGACGCGACGGTTCACGCGCTACCTTCATCCCACCCGGAGCGAACTTGGGGAACTCGACGACGCCGCCGTCGAGGAGAGCATGGTCGAGCGCGAGTTCGAATACCTCGCCTACGACTCGACCTGTCTCGTCGAGGAGGACGACGAACCGCCCCACGAACTCGACGAGGAAGCCCTCGAGACGACCCTCGAGGTCGCTCAGCTGATGGATATGAGCCCGGTCGATCAGGCCCACGTGATGCGCAAGATCGTCGTCGACGGCTCGAACACGTCGGGCTTTCAGCGCTCGTCGCTGATCGCCACCGACGGCGCGATCGACACGAGCGAGGGCACGGTCGGCATCGAGGATATGCTGCTCGAGGAGGAAAGCGCCCAGCGCGTCGAAGAGACCGAGGATGGGGTGCGCTACAGCCTCGACCGGCTCGGCATTCCGCTGGTCGAAATTGGGACGAGTCCGGACATCTCGAGCCCCGAGCAGGCCCTCGAGGCGGCCGAACGCATCGGAATGTTGCTGCGTTCGACCGGGAAGGTCAAGCGCGGGTTGGGAACGATCCGCCAAGACGTCAACGTCTCGATCGCGGAGGGCGCTCGCGTCGAGATCAAGGGCGTCCAGAGCCTCGACGACATCGACGACATCGTGCGCAACGAGGTCGCTCGACAGGCCGAACTCGTCGCAATTCGGGACGAACTTTCGGAGCTCGAGGCGTCGGTCGGCGACGTTCGGGACGTGACCGAGGTCTTCGAGGGCACCGAGAGCGGCGTCATCGGCGGCGCGCTGAACAGCGGCGGATCGGTGATGGCGGTCCCACTCTACGGCTTCGACGGTGTCGTGGGTCGCGAGATCGCTCCCGACCGCCGGCTCGGAACCGAATTCTCGGATCATGCGAAGCGCCACGGCGCGGGCGGGATCTTTCACACGGACGAGCTGCCCGCGTACGGAGTCACCGAAGACGAGGTTGCAGCGCTCCGAGACACCGTTGGAGCGGGATCTGAAGACGCTGTCGCCATCGTGGCCGCCGACACCGAGATCGCGGAGTCGGCGATCGACGCCGTCGCGGAGCGGGCGGGAACCGCACTCGAGGGTGTCCCCGAGGAGACCCGCGGTGCGAACGATGACGGAACGACCAGGTATCTGCGGCCGCTGCCCGGCGCGGCGCGGATGTACCCCGAGACGGACGTGCCGCCCGTCGAACCGGACCCGAGCGACGTTCCCGAGCCCGAGCTGCTGACCGCAAAGGTCGAGCGCTACCAGGACGAGTACGGGCTCGGCGAGGGACTGGCCGAACAGGTCGCCTACGGTAAGCACATGCCGCTATTCGAGGACGTCGTTGCGGACGGGATCGATCCCACGCTCGCGGCGACGACGCTCGAGTCGACGCTGACCGAACTCCGGCGCGACGACGTGCCAGTCGAGAAGCTGACTCGAGAACACCTCGAGTCGGTCTTCGCGATGGCCGAGGGCGGTGACCTCGCGCAGGAGGGTGTTCCGGATCTGCTGACGGCGCTCGCGGAGGAACCGGACCGATCGGCCGAGGAGGCCGCCGAGGCCGCCGGACTCGGTTCGGCCGGCGAGGACGAGGTCCGGGAGGCCGTCGTCGAGGTCGTCGAACGAAACGAGGGTCAGGTCGAAGCGGAGGGAATGCAGGCCTTTTCGGGACTCATGGGTGAATGCATGGGTGCGCTGCGAGGGAAGGCGGATGGCGATCTCGTGAGCGAACTCCTGCGCGAGGAAATCCAGAAGCGAGCATAG
- the btuC gene encoding vitamin B12 ABC transporter permease BtuC — MYRSVRTATWSAGLLVVLVAVVLASAALGPVRIDLVTVAMAMLNAIVVPSGVAIGSASLPTIGVSVPVPGLEYTPIFSFDVPATRQIIVADIRLPRIALAATVGLALAAAGTVMQGFFRNPLADPSIIGVSSGAAAGAVAAIAFPALIPFGGLHLSAFVGALGTAFLVYAIATDGGRTPVATLLLAGVAIQAFLGAMISYMLVHSGDSLRQAVYWMMGHLNNSQWSDVAFALPITLVGVLVLCAFRRELNVLLLGEEDADHLGVEVERTKLLLLTLASIVTAAGVAVAGVIGFVGLVVPHIMRLIVGPDHRILLPTSALAGASFLVATDTLARTGPAVVPVGIITAALGAPFFLFLLTRREVHSV, encoded by the coding sequence ATGTACCGATCGGTCCGAACGGCGACGTGGTCGGCGGGGCTGCTCGTGGTGCTCGTCGCCGTCGTCCTCGCCAGTGCCGCACTCGGGCCGGTCAGGATCGATCTGGTGACGGTCGCGATGGCGATGCTGAACGCGATCGTCGTCCCCTCGGGCGTCGCCATCGGGAGCGCTTCGCTTCCCACCATCGGCGTCTCGGTACCGGTCCCCGGTCTCGAGTACACCCCGATCTTTTCGTTCGACGTGCCGGCGACGCGCCAGATCATCGTCGCGGACATTCGGCTTCCCCGAATCGCGCTCGCGGCGACGGTCGGACTGGCACTGGCCGCAGCGGGGACGGTGATGCAGGGGTTCTTCAGAAATCCGCTGGCGGATCCGTCGATCATCGGGGTTTCCTCGGGTGCCGCCGCGGGCGCGGTCGCTGCGATCGCGTTTCCGGCGTTGATTCCGTTCGGAGGGCTCCACCTCTCGGCGTTCGTCGGCGCGCTCGGGACGGCGTTTCTCGTCTACGCGATCGCGACCGACGGCGGACGAACGCCGGTCGCAACACTGTTGCTCGCTGGCGTCGCGATTCAGGCCTTTCTCGGCGCGATGATCTCGTACATGCTCGTCCACAGCGGCGACTCGCTCAGGCAAGCCGTCTACTGGATGATGGGCCATCTCAACAACAGCCAGTGGAGTGACGTTGCGTTCGCCCTGCCGATCACGCTGGTCGGCGTCCTCGTCCTCTGTGCCTTTCGGCGAGAGTTGAACGTTCTCCTGCTCGGCGAGGAGGACGCTGACCACCTCGGCGTCGAGGTCGAGCGGACCAAACTGCTCTTGCTCACACTCGCGAGTATCGTCACCGCCGCCGGGGTCGCGGTCGCCGGCGTCATCGGCTTCGTCGGCCTCGTCGTCCCGCACATCATGCGGCTGATCGTGGGGCCTGACCATCGGATCCTCTTACCGACCAGCGCGCTCGCCGGCGCGTCGTTTCTGGTCGCGACCGATACGCTCGCGCGGACCGGTCCGGCCGTCGTCCCGGTCGGGATCATCACGGCGGCATTGGGCGCCCCGTTCTTCCTGTTCCTGCTCACTCGACGGGAGGTGCATTCGGTATGA
- a CDS encoding HTH domain-containing protein, whose translation MTDNPTEISAVCHVRAPLLLEPVDEQVETLQACESEGAVDDLLLRSWPKEVALSEESPHQEVLENFERFAQWADERGVSVRPPFRKRTTTSQVTGTTRERLVTPLLCLELYADDELIGVFPHSNEATEETYTTDEAIATLRTGEVPTPLGPVDANEGRESAASTSDTCPGCGGSLIDGQGLFACGDCGWIGTIDGSGTYVSASAESAAKAEGEAEEKPVTQSE comes from the coding sequence ATGACAGACAACCCAACCGAGATATCGGCCGTCTGCCACGTTCGCGCACCGCTGTTGCTCGAGCCGGTCGACGAGCAGGTCGAAACGCTCCAGGCCTGCGAGTCCGAGGGCGCGGTCGACGACCTGCTCCTCCGGAGTTGGCCCAAGGAAGTCGCGCTCTCCGAGGAGAGCCCCCATCAGGAAGTCCTCGAGAACTTCGAGCGGTTCGCTCAATGGGCCGACGAGCGCGGCGTGAGCGTCCGACCGCCGTTCCGGAAGCGAACGACGACCTCGCAGGTGACCGGGACGACGCGAGAGCGGCTGGTGACGCCGCTGTTGTGCCTCGAGCTGTACGCGGACGACGAACTGATCGGCGTCTTCCCCCACTCGAACGAGGCAACCGAGGAGACGTACACGACCGATGAAGCCATCGCCACGCTACGGACCGGCGAGGTGCCGACTCCGCTCGGTCCGGTCGACGCCAACGAGGGACGCGAGTCGGCCGCGTCGACCTCGGACACCTGCCCCGGCTGCGGCGGCTCCCTGATCGACGGGCAGGGGCTGTTCGCCTGTGGCGACTGCGGCTGGATCGGGACCATCGACGGATCGGGAACGTACGTCTCGGCGTCGGCGGAATCGGCCGCGAAAGCCGAGGGCGAAGCCGAAGAAAAGCCAGTGACGCAATCCGAGTAG
- a CDS encoding RNA methyltransferase: protein MTDEPIPDGSPPSRTTPAVAVVDAQSPGNVGTIARAMKNFGFEDLLLVDPPELDPDGEAYGFAGHAREDVLPNADEISFDSLVENYHTIGCTAVTNEDDHSHMRFPYSTPAELADRLPTVESPTALVFGREGVGLTNAELARIDEICSIPANADYPVLNLGQAATITLYELQSLTLDETQLPDLERVRAPEPTVDRLYDQWAALLEEINHPEEKREKTMRMLRRVFGRADLTEREANTLLGLLRRATERPAED from the coding sequence ATGACCGACGAACCGATCCCAGATGGATCGCCTCCGAGTCGAACGACGCCGGCGGTTGCGGTCGTCGACGCCCAGTCACCGGGCAACGTCGGAACCATCGCTCGCGCGATGAAGAATTTCGGCTTCGAGGACCTCCTGCTCGTCGATCCGCCGGAACTGGACCCCGACGGTGAAGCGTACGGCTTCGCGGGGCACGCTCGAGAGGACGTGCTCCCGAACGCCGACGAGATCAGTTTCGACTCGCTCGTCGAGAACTACCACACGATCGGTTGTACGGCCGTCACGAACGAAGATGATCACAGCCACATGCGATTCCCCTATTCGACGCCCGCCGAGCTGGCCGACCGGCTGCCGACCGTCGAATCACCCACCGCGCTCGTGTTCGGTCGCGAGGGTGTCGGCCTGACGAACGCAGAACTCGCACGGATTGACGAAATCTGCTCGATCCCTGCGAACGCCGATTATCCCGTACTCAACCTCGGGCAGGCGGCCACGATCACCCTCTACGAACTCCAGTCGTTGACGCTCGACGAGACCCAGTTGCCCGACCTCGAGCGCGTTCGAGCTCCCGAGCCGACCGTCGATCGGCTCTACGATCAGTGGGCGGCCCTGCTCGAGGAGATCAACCATCCCGAGGAGAAACGCGAGAAGACGATGCGCATGCTCCGGCGGGTGTTCGGTCGGGCCGATCTGACCGAACGCGAGGCGAACACGCTGCTGGGACTCCTCCGTCGGGCGACCGAACGGCCCGCCGAGGACTGA
- a CDS encoding heme ABC transporter ATP-binding protein gives MIGFDRSGERNAVRQDIDPATITVEDCSFSFGDLEVLEDVSFTVEPGEFVGFVGPNGAGKTTLLRAISGALEPDSGTVAIGGDDIHELSSRASSRLVSVVPQDTTLSFSFPVRDVVEMGRHPHRSRFSSATPEDRAAVERALERTRTTELADRPIDEVSGGQRQRVVLARAIAQETPVMLLDEPTGSLDVNHQIETLELVRELVDEGRTVCAAIHDLDLAARYCDRLVMLADGDVYRNGPPSDVLTGDSLGDVFDATATVTTHPLTGAETVTAFPRSVSDGAWTGIDRDTVRIHVLGTGPIAARVLARFARSRAGGTESDTPALESSIGPVTDGDTAAETARSLGVECVEIPPFESLSPTHLTTFESFVREADVTVVAEDVLESSGGGTRRLLEIVDAIADSIVIATRGERGEDDAPGSDAGEPRERGSEVAYELRPDSVLEVPAERILEGVGDALETGGDASRSSTDAESSDTGSTSSDGDSSSGVSAESSSD, from the coding sequence ATGATCGGATTCGATCGATCGGGCGAGCGGAACGCGGTCCGTCAGGACATCGACCCGGCGACGATCACCGTCGAGGACTGCTCGTTCTCCTTCGGCGATCTCGAGGTTCTCGAGGACGTCTCCTTCACGGTTGAACCCGGGGAGTTCGTCGGCTTCGTCGGTCCGAACGGGGCCGGCAAGACGACGCTCCTCCGCGCGATCAGCGGCGCGCTCGAGCCCGATTCCGGAACGGTCGCGATTGGCGGAGACGATATTCACGAACTCTCCTCGCGGGCCTCGAGCCGGCTCGTCTCCGTGGTCCCGCAGGATACGACGCTCTCGTTTTCGTTCCCCGTCCGCGACGTCGTCGAGATGGGGCGGCATCCACACCGCTCGCGGTTCTCATCGGCGACGCCAGAGGACCGTGCCGCGGTCGAGCGCGCCCTCGAACGGACCCGGACGACGGAGTTGGCCGACCGACCGATCGACGAGGTCAGCGGCGGCCAGCGCCAGCGGGTCGTGCTGGCGCGGGCGATCGCCCAGGAAACGCCGGTCATGCTGCTCGACGAGCCGACGGGGAGCCTCGACGTCAATCACCAGATCGAGACGCTCGAACTGGTCCGCGAACTGGTCGACGAGGGTCGGACCGTCTGTGCGGCGATTCACGACCTCGATCTGGCCGCGCGGTACTGTGACCGGCTCGTGATGCTCGCCGACGGCGACGTCTATCGGAACGGTCCGCCGTCGGACGTGCTCACGGGAGACTCGCTCGGCGACGTTTTCGACGCGACCGCGACGGTCACCACCCACCCGCTCACGGGAGCGGAAACGGTGACGGCGTTCCCGCGTTCCGTCTCGGACGGCGCGTGGACCGGTATCGATCGCGACACCGTTCGGATCCACGTCCTTGGAACCGGGCCGATCGCTGCGCGCGTGCTCGCCCGCTTCGCGCGTTCTCGAGCCGGTGGAACCGAGTCCGATACCCCTGCTCTCGAGAGTAGTATCGGCCCGGTCACCGACGGGGATACGGCGGCCGAAACCGCCCGCTCGCTCGGGGTCGAGTGCGTCGAGATCCCGCCGTTCGAATCGCTCTCACCGACCCATCTAACGACGTTCGAGAGCTTCGTTCGGGAGGCCGACGTGACCGTCGTCGCCGAGGACGTGCTCGAATCTTCCGGCGGGGGGACGCGTCGCCTTCTCGAAATCGTAGATGCGATCGCTGACTCGATCGTGATCGCGACGCGGGGGGAACGAGGGGAAGACGACGCTCCGGGAAGCGACGCCGGTGAGCCACGAGAACGGGGCTCCGAGGTCGCGTACGAACTCCGACCGGACTCCGTTCTCGAGGTGCCAGCGGAGCGGATACTCGAGGGGGTCGGGGACGCGCTCGAAACCGGCGGTGACGCGTCGCGCTCGAGTACCGACGCGGAGTCGTCGGATACCGGATCGACGTCATCGGACGGCGACTCGAGTTCGGGCGTGTCTGCCGAGTCCTCGAGCGACTGA